In Limnobaculum parvum, one DNA window encodes the following:
- the trxA gene encoding thioredoxin TrxA — protein MSEKIIHLTDGSFENDVLKADGPVLVDFWAEWCGPCKMIAPILDEVAAEYEGKLTIAKLNIDQNPATAPQYGIRGIPTLLLFKDGAVAATKVGALSKSQLKEFLDASI, from the coding sequence ATGAGCGAAAAAATTATTCACTTAACCGATGGCAGCTTTGAAAATGATGTATTGAAAGCTGATGGTCCTGTGCTGGTGGATTTTTGGGCCGAGTGGTGTGGTCCATGCAAAATGATTGCCCCGATTTTGGATGAAGTGGCGGCTGAGTATGAAGGTAAACTCACGATTGCTAAATTGAATATCGATCAAAATCCAGCGACTGCACCTCAGTATGGTATTCGTGGTATTCCGACCCTGTTGCTGTTTAAAGATGGTGCGGTTGCCGCAACGAAAGTTGGCGCACTATCAAAATCTCAATTGAAAGAGTTTCTGGATGCTAGTATTTAA
- the rhlB gene encoding ATP-dependent RNA helicase RhlB, whose product MSKTHLTEQKFADFALHPSVIKALENKGFHYCTPIQALALPYTVAGHDVAGQAQTGTGKTLAFLASTFNYLLTHEADGDRKINQPRALIMAPTRELAVQIHNDAEALAQETGLKIGLAYGGDGYDKQLKVLEAGVDILIGTTGRLIDYAKQNHIDLGAIQVVVLDEADRMFDLGFIKDIRWIFRRMPPATQRLSMLFSATLSFRVRELAFEHMNNSQYVEVEPTQKTGHRIQEELFYPSNEDKMRLLQTLLEEEWPERCIIFANTKHACEEIWGYLAADGHRVGLLTGDVAQKKRLHILDDFTKGNLDILVATDVAARGLHIPEVTHVFNYDLPDDCEDYVHRIGRTGRAGASGHSITLACEQYALNLPAIEQYIGHSIPVSRYSSEALLTDFPPPKRLSRPRNTGNPRRSSGPRRNGPPRNRKRPG is encoded by the coding sequence ATGAGCAAAACACACTTAACAGAACAGAAGTTTGCCGACTTCGCACTACACCCTTCGGTAATCAAGGCCCTTGAAAACAAAGGCTTTCATTACTGCACGCCAATACAAGCACTGGCGCTTCCTTATACGGTTGCAGGGCATGATGTTGCAGGACAGGCACAAACGGGTACCGGAAAAACACTGGCTTTTCTGGCATCTACCTTCAATTATTTACTCACCCATGAGGCTGATGGCGATCGCAAAATCAATCAACCTCGTGCACTAATCATGGCTCCAACCCGCGAACTTGCGGTCCAAATTCACAATGATGCTGAAGCACTGGCTCAGGAAACTGGCCTGAAAATTGGGCTGGCCTATGGTGGCGATGGCTATGATAAACAGTTAAAAGTACTGGAAGCCGGCGTTGATATTCTGATTGGTACTACTGGCCGTCTTATTGATTACGCTAAGCAAAACCATATTGATTTAGGTGCCATCCAGGTCGTTGTTCTGGATGAAGCCGACCGTATGTTTGATTTAGGTTTTATCAAAGATATCCGCTGGATTTTCCGCCGTATGCCACCAGCCACGCAACGCTTAAGCATGTTATTTTCCGCAACGCTTTCTTTCCGCGTGCGTGAGCTGGCGTTTGAACATATGAATAATTCTCAATATGTTGAAGTGGAGCCAACACAAAAAACGGGGCACCGAATTCAAGAAGAGCTGTTCTACCCTTCTAACGAAGACAAGATGCGTTTACTTCAGACGCTTTTGGAAGAAGAATGGCCTGAACGCTGTATCATTTTCGCTAACACTAAGCACGCCTGTGAAGAGATATGGGGATATCTGGCCGCTGATGGTCATCGCGTTGGTTTATTAACCGGTGATGTGGCACAGAAAAAACGCTTACACATCCTGGATGATTTCACCAAAGGTAACTTGGATATTCTGGTAGCAACGGATGTTGCGGCCCGGGGTTTACATATTCCGGAAGTGACCCACGTATTTAACTATGACCTGCCGGATGATTGTGAAGACTACGTGCATCGCATTGGCCGTACCGGACGAGCTGGCGCTAGTGGACACTCCATCACTCTGGCCTGTGAGCAATATGCATTAAATCTGCCGGCTATTGAGCAATATATTGGCCACTCAATACCTGTCAGCCGCTATAGCTCCGAAGCATTACTGACCGATTTCCCTCCACCAAAACGTCTTTCACGTCCGCGTAATACCGGAAATCCAAGACGCAGTAGTGGACCTCGTCGGAATGGACCTCCGCGTAACAGAAAGCGTCCAGGTTAA